From Candidatus Lokiarchaeota archaeon:
CCAACTAGTGGGAATACTTTCTCTCTCCTCCCCCCGTATTACTTGTTCTCCTGAATAGAAGAAAGATGACTTCAAAACCCAAATGACACCAAGACACTTACAACGTGGTTGAAGGAGCAATGACACAATGGATTGCTCACGTTGACATGGACGCATTCTTTGCATCAGTAGAGCAGTTCAGAATCAATCCAGCCCTCGTAGGCCAACCTGTATGTGTGGGACCGGATCCCACCAAAGGGCCATCTAGAGGAGTAGTGAGAACTGCGTCATACGAAGCTCGGGAATACGGTATCACATCAGGAATGCCAGTCTCCAAGGCGCATTCCCTCTGTCCTGAAGCAATCTTCGTTAGTAGTTCCTTCCAGCATTACAAGGACGCCTCTGCTGATTTTATGACAGTCTTGTATTCCTACGCAGACGAAGATTCTATCAGAAAAACAAGTATAGATGAGGCATACATAGACGTGTCACATTCGTGCAGTAATTCAACAGAAGGCCACGGTATCGCGCAATCCATTCAAGATGCAATCAAGCGTTCAACACGCTTACCGTGTTCAATTGGCATAGGACCTAACATGTCCGTAGCCAAGATCTCGACTGATATGAACAAGCCCATGGGCATTACACTAGCCCCTCGTGAACCAGATGAACTCAGAGATTTCTTGGCTCCGCTTGATGTGAGGGTTATCAATGGTATTGGCTCTAAAACCGCAGAAAAGCTGTATAACCATGGTCTGCACAAGCTCAGTGATATTCAATCTCTCAGTATTCCTCAGCTTGTTCCGATAATGGGTAACTCTGCACAGTGGCTCTACAATCGTGCCTGCGGAATTGATAATCGTACAATTCA
This genomic window contains:
- the dinB gene encoding DNA polymerase IV; amino-acid sequence: MTQWIAHVDMDAFFASVEQFRINPALVGQPVCVGPDPTKGPSRGVVRTASYEAREYGITSGMPVSKAHSLCPEAIFVSSSFQHYKDASADFMTVLYSYADEDSIRKTSIDEAYIDVSHSCSNSTEGHGIAQSIQDAIKRSTRLPCSIGIGPNMSVAKISTDMNKPMGITLAPREPDELRDFLAPLDVRVINGIGSKTAEKLYNHGLHKLSDIQSLSIPQLVPIMGNSAQWLYNRACGIDNRTIQPRGHRRSSFSKETTFAENISPDDMGMILKTISNLCDSLYSKLSKRGLGYQTVSIRLRYADFTTILRSTTLPTPTDSHASMEKTAINLYEENRAENRPIRLLGVKLSSLQDIESQMKLTQFI